In the Topomyia yanbarensis strain Yona2022 chromosome 3, ASM3024719v1, whole genome shotgun sequence genome, one interval contains:
- the LOC131687970 gene encoding uncharacterized protein K02A2.6-like, producing MWSAMADDGSELNGQNGVDPPGLLNQRQQLNQQINPAPAAHQQQQFFAPVVTTHQQQQPFIPVSAAQQQLFTNIPPHQSQPQVSNDMLMQIMQMMQQTIAQSQQQFAQSQFQHQQLMAQLVQRQQQSDEQQQQFFRTIASSINVQVPPNPEQILDSLASNIKEFRYEIESNATFAVWYSRYDDLFEKDAARLDDEAKVRLLMRKLGLAEHERYVSFILPKFPKHFSFAQTVDKLKNLFGAKESVISRRYRCLQIAKNPTEDHVAFACRVNKACVEFELGKLTEEQFKCLVYVCGLKSENDVEIRTRLLTKIEDNNDVTLEQLSEECQRLYNLKHDSAMIESAAPYNQVQAIQKFGGKRLGERDRESPQLSSSATGRKPSYPCWLCGALHFVRDCSYDNHKCSDCGQVGHREGYCDSAKSRKPGSRRKKRDVSAKVVVVDVCSVEQRRRFVSVGLSGTDIRLQLDTTVKAKTASGNILPLDWEFECDVTIGESTRRDLIRVTEKQLHLLGSDLVESFNLWSVPMDTFCCHVSGSPAAPTALQSIFPNVFTDQLGLCSKTKVKLELKKSVRPVFCPKRPVAYAMYDAVDQELDRLENLNIITPVEYSEWAAPIVVVRKANGSIRICGDYSTGLNAVLQPNQYPLPLPDDIFAKLTNCKVFSQIDLSDAFLQVEVDEQYRKLLTINTHRGLYSYNRLPPGVKIAPGAFQQLIDTMLAGLQCTCGYLDDVIVGGKTEEDHDRNLRAVLKRIQDFGFTIRVDKCTFRKQQVQYVGHIVDSRGLRPDPAKIEVISKLPPPTDVSGVRSFLGAINYYGKFVPNMRKLRYPLDNLLKGDAKFQWTDECQRAFEHFKQILSSDLLLTHYDPKREIIVSGDASSVGLGATISHKFPDGTIKVVQHASRALTKAEQGYSQPDREGLAIVFAVTKFHKMLFGNRPKTDHQPLLRIFGSKKGIPVYTANRLQRFALNLLLYDFDIEYVPTHKFDDADLLSRLINQHVKPDEDYIIASINLEEDLRAVAQSTQADPLLRKVYHHIQHGWPQSEHSESDIQRFHARQESLSVVDGCIMFAERLVIPSLHRKRCLEQLHCGHPGMQRMKALARSYVYWPSLDADIVNFVKACQHCAAVARGPPHSSPVPWPKQTAPWQRVHVDYAGPIEGEYYLIAVDSFSKWPEIIQTSRITSAATISILGGLFARLGMPVTLVSDNGTKFTSAEFADFCASNGIEHLTTAPFHPQSNGQAERFVDTFKRAVTKIREGRGSIQQALDIFLLTYRSTPNRALPDQKSPSEVMFGRKIRTCLELLRPPTVRTPVAPSDDHTKPRFFSRNDSVYAKLYGRNGWKWAPGTIIEKIGDVICRLDTKATCQSSHLSSVFVTARHPVACLESTKSIFWHASTVPCCERI from the exons ATGTGGAGTGCGATGGCTGATGACGGTAGTGAGTTGAACGGACAAAATGGTGTTGACCCCCCAGGACTGTTAAATCAACGGCAGCAGTTGAATCAGCAGATTAATCCCGCACCAGCGGcccaccagcagcagcaattCTTCGCTCCCGTCGTGACTACACACCAGCAACAGCAGCCGTTCATTCCCGTTTCTGCAGCTCAGCAGCAGCTGTTTACAAACATTCCGCCCCACCAATCGCAACCCCAGGTCAGTAATGATATGCTCATGCAAATAATGCAGATGATGCAACAGACGATTGCTCAAAGCCAACAGCAGTTTGCTCAAAGCCAGTTCCAACACCAACAGCTTATGGCTCAGCTGGTACAGCGGCAGCAACAGTCCGACGAGCAGCAACAACAGTTTTTTCGTACTATTGCATCGTCAATAAACGTGCAAGTACCACCGAACCCGGAACAGATCCTTGACTCCTTGGCAAGCAATATCAAGGAATTCCGGTACGAGATCGAGAGTAATGCCACTTTCGCAGTGTGGTACTCTAGATACGACGATCTTTTCGAGAAGGATGCTGCTAGGCTGGATGACGAGGCAAAAGTTCGTCTCCTAATGCGAAAGTTGGGTTTAGCAGAGCATGAGAGGTACGTAAGCTTCATTTTACCAAAGTTTCCCAAGCATTTTAGTTTCGCACAGACAGTTGACAAGCTCAAGAACCTGTTTGGAGCGAAAGAGTCGGTTATCAGTCGTCGATACCGATGTCTGCAAATCGCGAAGAATCCTACTGAGGATCATGTGGCGTTCGCGTGTAGGGTAAACAAGGCTTGCGTTGAATTTGAACTGGGAAAGCTCACGGAAGAACAGTTCAAATGCTTAGTATACGTGTGTGGTCTGAAATCGGAGAATGACGTCGAGATTCGTACCCGTCTCCTTACAAAAATTGAGGACAATAACGACGTTACATTGGAGCAGCTCTCCGAGGAGTGTCAGCGTCTGTACAACCTCAAACACGACAGTGCGATGATTGAGTCTGCAGCACCATACAACCAAGTGCAAGCGATACAGAAGTTTGGTGGAAAGCGATTAGGCGAGCGTGACCGAGAGTCACCACAACTGTCTTCGAGTGCTACCGGAAGGAAGCCAAGTTATCCTTGTTGGCTTTGCGGTGCATTACATTTCGTCCGAGACTGTAGTTACGACAACCATAAGTGCTCCGATTGCGGCCAAGTCGGACATCGTGAAGGATACTGCGACAGTGCAAAGTCTCGGAAACCTGGAAGCAGACGTAAGAAGCGAGACGTCTCAGCCAAAGTGGTGGTGGTCGACGTATGCAGCGTGGAGCAGCGGCGCAGATTTGTATCTGTTGGCCTATCTGGAACGGATATTCGACTGCAACTTGACA CAACAGTCAAAGCGAAGACAGCATCTGGTAACATTTTGCCACTCGATTGGGAATTCGAGTGTGACGTCACAATCGGAGAAAGTACACGACGTGATCTGATCCGTGTTACCGAGAAACAACTACATCTACTCGGTTCCGATTTAGTCGAGAGTTTCAACCTTTGGTCCGTGCCCATGGACACCTTCTGCTGTCACGTGTCAGGCTCTCCTGCGGCACCCACTGCACTGCAATCGATTTTTCCAAACGTGTTCACCGATCAGCTCGgtttgtgcagcaaaactaaAGTGAAGTTGGAGCTGAAAAAAAGTGTTCGACCCGTCTTCTGCCCTAAGCGCCCGGTTGCGTACGCGATGTATGATGCCGTTGACCAGGAACTCGACCGACTGGAAAATTTGAATATCATCACCCCAGTCGAATATTCGGAGTGGGCTGCTCCGATCGTTGTCGTCCGTAAAGCCAATGGTTCCATTCGAATTTGTGGAGACTATTCCACGGGGCTTAACGCTGTGCTCCAACCAAATCAGTATCCACTTCCCCTACCGGACGATATCTTCGCCAAGCTGACTAACTGTAAGGTGTTCAGCCAGATCGATTTGTCCGACGCTTTCTTGCAGGTGGAAGTCGACGAACAGTACCGTAAGTTGCTAACCATCAATACGCATCGTGGCCTCTACTCCTACAACCGCCTCCCGCCAGGTGTGAAGATCGCACCTGGTGCCTTCCAGCAGCTCATCGATACAATGCTAGCCGGTCTGCAGTGCACGTGTGGCTACCTCGATGACGTCATCGTCGGCGGAAAAACTGAAGAAGACCACGATCGCAATTTGCGGGCTGTTCTAAAACGAATTCAGGATTTCGGGTTCACCATTCGAGTCGATAAATGCACCTTCCGCAAGCAGCAAGTGCAGTATGTGGGTCATATTGTCGACAGTCGCGGATTACGTCCAGATCCGGCCAAAATCGAAGTGATATCCAAGCTGCCGCCTCCAACCGATGTATCTGGTGTGCGATCATTTTTGGGGGCTATCAACTACTACGGCAAGTTTGTTCCCAATATGCGCAAGTTACGATATCCGCTGGACAACCTTCTCAAGGGCGATGCGAAGTTCCAGTGGACTGATGAGTGCCAGAGAGCGTTCGAGCACTTCAAACAAATACTCTCCTCGGATCTACTTCTCACACATTATGATCCGAAGCGGGAGATCATTGTCTCTGGCGACGCTTCTTCCGTTGGGCTCGGGGCAACGATTAGCCACAAGTTCCCCGACGGCACAATCAAAGTCGTCCAACATGCTTCCAGAGCACTCACAAAAGCTGAACAAGGCTACAGCCAACCGGATCGTGAAGGTTTAGCTATCGTCTTCGCCGTCACGAAGTTTCACAAAATGCTCTTCGGAAACCGACCGAAAACCGACCACCAGCCTTTGCTCCGTATATTTGGATCTAAAAAGGGAATACCGGTCTACACAGCCAACCGCCTCCAACGATTTGCGCTTAATCTACTGCTCTACGATTTTGACATCGAGTACGTGCCCACCCACAAGTTCGACGACGCAGACTTACTCTCGAGGTTGATCAACCAGCACGTCAAACCCGATGAGGACTATATCATCGCCAGCATCAACCTGGAAGAGGACCTCAG AGCCGTCGCACAAAGCACCCAAGCAGATCCACTGCTCCGAAAAGTCTACCATCACATTCAGCACGGTTGGCCGCAATCTGAACATTCAGAATCCGACATCCAGCGATTCCATGCCAGACAGGAATCACTCTCCGTGGTAGATGGGTGCATCATGTTTGCCGAACGGCTCGTCATCCCGTCGCTCCATCGCAAGCGATGCCTCGAACAGCTCCATTGTGGCCATCCTGGTATGCAGCGTATGAAGGCCCTCGCTCGAAGCTACGTGTATTGGCCCAGTTTGGATGCTGACATCGTCAACTTCGTCAAGGCATGCCAACACTGTGCGGCCGTAGCCAGGGGACCTCCTCACTCTTCACCGGTGCCGTGGCCCAAGCAGACCGCTCCGTGGCAGCGCGTCCACGTGGATTATGCCGGTCCAATCGAAGGCGAATATTACCTGATCGCCGTCGACTCCTTCTCCAAGTGGCCAGAAATCATTCAAACGTCCCGTATAACCTCGGCGGCAACCATCAGCATTCTCGGTGGGTTGTTTGCTCGGTTGGGTATGCCTGTTACACTAGTCAGCGACAACGGAACCAAATTCACGAGCGCTGAATTCGCAGATTTCTGCGCCTCAAACGGCATCGAACACCTCACAACTGCTCCGTTTCATCCACAATCAAATGGCCAAGCTGAACGATTTGTTGACACGTTCAAAAGGGCTGTTACAAAAATTCGAGAGGGGAGAGGATCGATACAGCAAGCGTTAGACATATTCCTGTTAACGTACCGAAGTACACCCAACCGGGCACTGCCAGACCAAAAGTCGCCGTCCGAGGTCATGTTTGGCCGCAAAATACGCACCTGTCTCGAGCTGCTACGTCCCCCAACGGTACGAACTCCAGTGGCACCGTCGGACGATCACACAAAACCGAGGTTCTTCAGCCGGAACGATTCGGTTTACGCTAAGCTTTATGGCCGTAACGGTTGGAAGTGGGCTCCTGGAACAATCATCGAAAAAATAGGAGACGTGAT CTGTCGACTCGATACCAAAGCAACCTGCCAATCAAGCCACCTCTCGTCAGTATTCGTTACCGCTCGACATCCTGTTGCGTGCCTGGAATCTACCAAATCAATCTTCTGGCACGCCAGCACCGTCCCTTGTTGCGAGCGGATCTGA
- the LOC131693980 gene encoding guanine nucleotide-binding protein subunit beta-1-like — translation MNEIEALRVEAEQLKNAIRDARKAACDTSIVQATNQLEAVGRIQLRTRRTLRGHLAKIYAMHWGSDSRYLVSASQDGKLIVWDSHTTNKVHAIPLRSSWVMTCAYAPSGNYVACGGLDNICSIYNLKTREGNVRIARELGGHTGYLSCCRFLDDNQIVTSSGDMSCALWDIETGQQATSFQGHSGDVMALSLAPQNKTFVSGACDATAKLWDIREGQCKQTFPGHESDINAVAFFPSGQAFATGSDDATCRLFDIRADQELAMYSHDNIICGITSVAFSKSGRLLLAGYDDFNCNVWDTMKAERAGILAGHDNRVSCLGVTDNGMAVATGSWDSFLRVWN, via the coding sequence ATGAATGAGATTGAGGCGTTGAGAGTCGAAGCGGAACAGCTTAAAAATGCCATTCGCGATGCTCGCAAGGCAGCCTGCGACACGTCGATCGTTCAAGCGACCAACCAGTTAGAAGCGGTTGGAAGAATACAACTCCGAACTAGACGAACCCTTCGAGGACACTTGGCCAAAATTTATGCAATGCACTGGGGCAGCGATTCCCGGTATCTGGTTTCTGCCTCACAAGACGGAAAGCTGATAGTGTGGGACTCGCATACTACCAACAAAGTTCATGCCATTCCGTTGCGATCTTCCTGGGTAATGACCTGTGCATATGCTCCATCCGGGAATTACGTTGCTTGCGGCGGTTTGGACAACATATGTTCCATCTATAATCTTAAAACACGCGAAGGAAACGTTCGAATTGCAAGAGAATTGGGTGGTCATACGGGGTATTTGTCGTGTTGTCGATTTCTCGACGACAATCAGATAGTAACCAGTTCCGGTGACATGTCATGTGCGTTGTGGGACATAGAAACTGGCCAACAGGCAACATCTTTTCAAGGCCACTCCGGAGACGTCATGGCCCTTTCACTGGCACCTCAAAACAAGACCTTTGTATCGGGGGCATGTGACGCGACAGCCAAACTTTGGGACATTCGTGAGGGTCAGTGTAAACAAACATTCCCAGGTCATGAGAGCGATATCAATGCGGTAGCATTCTTCCCTAGTGGGCAAGCGTTTGCCACTGGATCGGACGACGCCACATGTCGGCTGTTCGACATCCGTGCAGATCAGGAATTGGCCATGTATTCACACGATAACATCATCTGCGGTATCACGTCAGTGGCATTTTCCAAATCTGGCCGCCTGTTGCTGGCTGGCTATGACGATTTTAACTGTAACGTGTGGGATACGATGAAAGCGGAACGAGCAGGCATCCTGGCAGGGCATGATAACCGCGTGTCCTGCTTAGGCGTTACAGATAACGGCATGGCTGTAGCTACCGGCTCATGGGATTCGTTTTTACGCGTTTGGAACTag
- the LOC131693978 gene encoding putative serine protease F56F10.1 produces MSHRALFAPLIILAIVAVHHSVESTRKFWRGKQFSVDGPSRQWSFQGLDHNVQTLWFEQLLDHNDPTNPVTWKQRYYVNDKFFNSSIGNGPVFLMIGGEGEATARWMNEGAWIHYAKQYGALCFQLEHRFYGKSRPTKDLATKNLSYLTSEQALADLAYFIEAMNEKYELNEQNLWIAFGGSYPGSLAAWLREKYPHLIHGAISSSGPLLAKIDFEEYFKVVVDSLEEYSAQCVSDIRTAISQIETLLKHMIGQRSLNDKFKLCDPVEKSISNSLDIASLFEAIASNFAGVVQYNKDNSPHAKITIDQVCDIMTNQSIGTPVARLATVNELVMKQDGAKCLDYVYDKTVKQMQNTSWDSEVSSGARQWTFQTCNEFGFYQTSNQPDSVFGDRFQVDFFIRQCVDIYGEKFDEKTLKRAIYRTNTNYGALNPLTTNVLYVHGSIDPWHRLGLIYSNDSNIPTIFIKGTAHCANMYEPKDDDFPQLKTARVEINKFIGNILKSNSFL; encoded by the exons ATGTCCCATCGAGCTTTGTTTGCACCGTTAATCATATTAGCTATAGTGGCCGTGCACCATTCAGTCGAAAGCACACGGAAATTTTGGCGGGGCAAACAGTTTTCCGTTGACGGTCCAAGTCGCCAGTGGTCGTTTCAAGGACTCGATCATAATGTTCAAACACTCTGGTTTGAACAACTGTTGGATCACAACGATCCGACCAATCCGGTGACCTGGAAACAACGCTACTATGTAAACGATAAATTCTTCAATTCGTCCATCGGTAATGGACCGGTGTTCCTTATGATCGGAGGGGAAGGAGAGGCCACCGCTCGTTGGATGAATGAAGGAGCCTGGATTCATTATGCCAAGCAGTATGGAGCTTTGTGTTTCCAACTAGAGCACCGTTTTTATGGTAAAAGTCGTCCTACTAAGGATCTAGCTACAAAAAACCTTTCTTATCTCACTTCGGAACAAGCGCTTGCTGATTTAGCTTATTTCATTGAGGCTATGAATGAAAAGTATGAATTGAATGAACAAAACCTTTGGATTGCTTTCGGAGGTTCATACCCGGGATCTTTGGCTGCCTGGTTAAGGGAGAAGTATCCGCACCTGATTCATGGTGCCATCAGCAGCAGTGGACCACTTTTGGCCAAGATCGATTTCGAAGAGTACTTTAAAGTGGTAGTCGATTCACTCGAAGAATATTCAGCGCAGTGTGTTTCTGATATTCGAACTGCAATATCgcaaatagaaacattgttgaagcATATGATTGGCCAGCGGAGCTTGAATGATAAGTTTAAGCTATGTGATCCGGTGGAGAAGTCGATTTCAAACTCATTGGACATTGCAAGTCTTTTCGAGGCAATAGCGTCGAATTTTGCTGGCGTTGTTCAGTACAACAAGGATAACAGTCCACATGCAAAGATTACCATTGACCAGGTATGTGACATTATGACTAACCAGAGTATCGGAACACCCGTTGCTCGACTTGCAACGGTCAATGAACTAGTTATGAAACAAGACGGTGCAAAATGTTTGGATTATGTGTATGATAAAACGGTCAAGCAGATGCAAAACACATCTTGGGACTCTGAGGTTTCCAGTGGAG CCCGTCAATGGACTTTTCAAACTTGTAACgaatttggtttttaccaaacaTCTAATCAACCGGATTCGGTTTTTGGAGATCGTTTTCAAGTAGATTTTTTTATTCGTCAGTGCGTTGACATTTATGGGGAAAAGTTTGATGAAAAAACACTGAAACGAGCCATATATCGAACCAACACAAATTATGGTGCGTTGAACCCTCTGACTACCAACGTGTTATATGTGCATGGTTCCATCGATCCATGGCATCGCTTAGGTCTAATCTATAGCAATGATAGCAACATCCCCACTATATTTATCAAAGGAACCGCTCACTGTGCCAATATGTACGAACCCAAAGATGATGATTTTCCCCAACTGAAAACCGCTCGAGTCGAAATCAACAAGTTCATCGGCAACATACTCAAAAGTAACTCATTTCTATAA